AGGTCGCTAAGGTTCGTCTGACGAACGGCTTCGAAGTCATTTCGTACATCGGCGGTGAAGGCCACAACCTGCAGGAACACTCGGTTGTGCTGATCCGTGGCGGCCGTGTGAAGGATTTGCCGGGTGTGCGTTACCACATGGTTCGCGGCTCGCTGGATACCCAGGGCGTCAAGGACCGTAAGCAGGCTCGCTCGAAGTACGGTGCGAAGCGTGCCAAGGCCGGCAAGTAAGCAGCCGGTTGCGTCGTATCAGTATCAGGTCGCCTGAAAAGGCGGTAATAGCGGTGGTGCCGGATTCGCCGGTGCTGTCGAGTAAGTGGTCACCCGACCGGGCTGGTTAGTCGTAAAGATGAATCGGGTTTGTTGGTGACCGCGGGGCTGAAAGCAGCTCCAACTGAAAAAGTAAAGGAAGAAACATGCCGCGTCGTCGCGAAGTCCCCAAGCGGGAAGTGTTGCCGGATCCGAAGTTCGGTAACGTAGATGTAGCAAAATTCATGAACGTGCTGATGCTGTCGGGCAAGAAGTCGGTTGCCGAACGCATCGTGTACGGCGCTTTTGAACAGATCCAGACCAAGGGTGGCAAGGACCCGCTGGAAGTGTTCACGGTAGCGCTCAACAACGTGAAGCCGGTCGTTGAAGTGAAGAGCCGTCGCGTTGGTGGTGCGAACTACCAGGTTCCGGTCGAAGTGCGTCCGTCGCGTCGTATGGCATTGGCGATGCGTTGGCT
This sequence is a window from Paraburkholderia flava. Protein-coding genes within it:
- the rpsG gene encoding 30S ribosomal protein S7, with the protein product MPRRREVPKREVLPDPKFGNVDVAKFMNVLMLSGKKSVAERIVYGAFEQIQTKGGKDPLEVFTVALNNVKPVVEVKSRRVGGANYQVPVEVRPSRRMALAMRWLREAAKKRSEKSMALRLAGELSEAAEGRGGAMKKRDEVHRMAEANKAFSHFRF
- the rpsL gene encoding 30S ribosomal protein S12 → MPTINQLVRKGRTSETTKSKSPALQDCPQRRGVCTRVYTTTPKKPNSALRKVAKVRLTNGFEVISYIGGEGHNLQEHSVVLIRGGRVKDLPGVRYHMVRGSLDTQGVKDRKQARSKYGAKRAKAGK